The following coding sequences lie in one Rutidosis leptorrhynchoides isolate AG116_Rl617_1_P2 chromosome 4, CSIRO_AGI_Rlap_v1, whole genome shotgun sequence genomic window:
- the LOC139904567 gene encoding putative GTP diphosphokinase RSH1, chloroplastic: protein MVSAPSISVPVECVNMCKFFKGDGSGRYDCSAISCAWKAPRALTGFLASTTHSSAFLHGQNYVNRYHRCEVAGKRSWLSSEVTDHFPPRKLLRSSVLLHIGYRKWVVGCSLSFSSGYDELSPEILWEDLKPAITYLTCDELELVHDAFELAFEAHDGQKRRSGEPFIIHPVEVAKILGELELDWESIAAGLLHDTVEDTNIVTFERIEKEFGVTVRHIVEGETKVSKLGKLKCKNEIPLVQDVKAHDLRQMFLAMTEEVRVIIVKLADRLHNMRTLSHMPSHKQSSIASETLQVFAPLAKLLGMYQIKSELENLSFMYTNPQDYGRIKRRVAELYNDHEKEMEEANKLLIKKIEDDQFLNLVTLKTEVRSVCKEPYSIYKSVLKSRGSISEVNQIAQLRIIIKPKPGVGVGPLCSAQQICYHVLGLVHGTWTPIPRAMKDYIATPKPNGYQSLHTIVIPFLYESTFRLEVQIRTEEMNLIANRGIAAHYSGKVFVKDLIRHTVSNEDRNLIGKTTTLNNANVALRIGWLNAIREWQEEFVGNMSSREFVDTVTKDLLGSRVFVFTPRGEIKNLPKGATVIDYAYMIHTEIGNKMVAAKVNGNLVPPLHVLANAEVVEIVTYNGLSSKTAFQRHKQWLQHAKTRSARHKIMKFLREQAALSASEITADSVNEFVADTEYDSEVEEVLDYSKGTQHTWEKILENVMEISSSKMVDENLFKFKNGTIKIAKVNGNPNKQLQQVSLKTESQGNELSKMMLVNIPMYKEVLPSLETWLVDKVASWSNLQGHSIQWLCIVCIDRKGMLADITIALADEGIGICSCAAEVDRGRGMAVILFHVDASLDDLASACSRMDLVLGVLGWSTGCTWPSLLHNHQIREC from the exons ATGGTTTCTGCACCATCAATTTCAG TGCCAGTGGAATGTGTGAATATGTGCAAGTTTTTTAAAGGAGATGGAAGTGGAAGATATGATTGTAGTGCGATTTCGTGTGCGTGGAAAGCGCCTAGGGCATTAACTGGATTTCTAGCAAGTACTACTCACTCATCTGCATTTTTGCATGGTCAAAATTATGTCAATAGATATCAT AGATGTGAAGTTGCTGGTAAGAGATCCTGGTTATCTTCTGAAGTTACAGACCATTTTCCTCCAAGAAAACTTTTAAGGTCGAGTGTACTTCTTCATATTGGCTACAGAAAATGGGTAGTGGGTTGTTCCTTATCTTTCTCTTCAGGATATGATGAGCTCTCCCCTGAAATTTTGTGGGAG GATCTCAAACCAGCTATAACATACCTTACATGTGATGAGTTAGAGTTAGTGCATGATGCTTTTGAA CTGGCCTTTGAGGCACATGATGGGCAAAAACGACGCAGTGGAGAACCTTTTATCATTCACCCTGTCGAAGTCGCTAAAATTCTCGGAGAGCTA GAGTTAGACTGGGAGTCAATAGCTGCTGGCTTATTACATGATACGGTTGAAGATACCAATATtgttacctttgaaagaatagagaAGGAATTTGGTGTCACAGTTCGTCACATTGTTGAAGGAGAAACAAAG GTGTCTAAACTTGGAAAGTTGAAGTGTAAAAATGAAATCCCTTTGGTACAAGATGTGAAAGCACATGATCTTCGACAAATGTTTCTAGCTATGACAGAGGAG GTACGGGTGATTATTGTCAAGTTAGCAGACAGATTACACAATATGCGCACTCTTTCACATATGCCTTCACATAAGCAG TCCAGCATTGCATCGGAGACCCTACAAGTTTTTGCACCTCTAGCAAAGCTACTGGGGATGTACCAGATTAAG TCTGAGCTTGAGAATTTATCATTTATGTACACAAATCCTCAAGATTACGGTAGAATCAAGAGACGGGTAGCAGAACTCTATAATGATCACGAGAAAGAAATGGAAGAG GCAAATAAACTATTGATCAAGAAGATTGAAGATGACCAATTTCTAAACCTTGTGACTCTGAAGACTGAGGTTCGATCAGTATGCAAGGAACCTTACAG CATCTATAAATCTGTACTCAAATCCCGAGGTTCAATTAGTGAAGTTAACCAAATTGCCCAG CTTCGCATTATTATTAAACCCAAGCCAGGTGTTGGTGTTGGGCCTTTGTGTAGTGCACAACAG ATATGCTATCACGTACTTGGGCTGGTTCACGGGACCTGGACCCCCATACCTCGAGCT ATGAAAGACTACATTGCAACTCCAAAACCTAATGGCTATCAGAGTCTTCATACTATTGTAATTCCCTTTCTTTACGAGAGTACATTTCGCCTAGAAGTTCAG ATTAGAACGGAAGAGATGAACTTGATTGCAAATAGAGGCATTGCTGCTCATTATAGTGGGAAAGTTTTTGTTAAAGACTTAATCAGACATACAGTTTCTAACGAAGACCGAAACTTGATAGGAAAAACAACCACTCTTAACAATGCAAATGTGGCACTCAGG ATTGGTTGGTTGAATGCAATTAGAGAATGGCAAGAGGAGTTTGTTGGTAACATGAGTTCTAGAGAGTTTGTAGATACAGTTACCAAGGATCTTCTTGGTAGCCGTGTATTTGTGTTTACTCCCCGAGGAGAG ATAAAAAATCTGCCTAAGGGAGCAACCGTCATTGATTATGCTTATATGATACATACTGAAATTGGAAATAAGATGGTGGCTGCAAAG GTTAATGGCAATCTTGTGCCTCCCTTGCATGTGCTTGCAAACGCTGAAGTTGTGGAGATTGTGACTTACAAT GGATTATCAAGCAAAACTGCTTTCCAGAGGCACAAACAATGGCTACAGCATGCCAAAACACGTAGTGCTAGACACAAGATAATGAAG TTTTTGAGGGAGCAAGCTGCACTATCTGCATCTGAAATCACAGCCGATTCGGTTAACGAGTTTGTTGCAGATACCGAATATGATAGTGAAGTTGAAGAGGTATTAGATTACTCTAAAGGGACCCAACATACATGGGAGAAGATTCTCGAAAATGTCATGGAAATATCATCTTCAAAGATGGTTGATGAAAatctttttaagtttaaaaacGGGACTATTAAAATTGCTAAAGTGAATGGCAATCCTAATAAGCAATTGCAGCAAGTGAGTTTAAAAACCGAGTCGCAGGGAAACGAGCTTAGTAAGATGATGCTTGTGAATATTCCTATGTATAAGGAAGTACTACCCAGTTTAGAAACCTGGCTTGTTGACAAGGTGGCATCTTGGAGCAACCTTCAAGGACACTCGATCCAATGGTTATGCATCGTCTGTATAGATCGGAAAG GAATGCTGGCTGATATCACAATTGCATTGGCTGATGAAGGCATTGGAATATGCTCATGTGCT GCTGAGGTTGATAGAGGAAGAGGAATGGCTGTCATACTTTTTCATGTTGATGCAAGTTTGGACGATTTG GCGAGTGCGTGTTCACGAATGGATCTGGTCCTTGGTGTGTTGGGATGGTCCACAGGGTGTACTTGGCCTAGTTTATTGCATAATCATCAGATTCGAGAATGTTAA
- the LOC139904568 gene encoding uncharacterized protein, producing the protein MEQSRAHDPKKNTKTIPVALNIGAGAGSFGISGIVLLGGALVATTVVSVLAFKRRKQHQSSSENISPSDDVTSMKEMESKTIQHLTKDEKHNSGSGKEEADSEDSNEDGIHSMVGEGQEDTSVDDSYEKVVLECEEQVVMKVQIEEDSCLEIDDGCEEQEYSMMIDDEKDGSVDASLLVNDETISSIEEYQVIEAPLRDNVAKESEKEEEEKEEDYEKVFINEEAATEDGCLNHVKVNDNSQEQFPEEEKEKNNHDETFLENYVGDLSDETGYAEQLVHVMEEEAIDTTRAKQTEIQNHSQMNTEDILEMADDDEFVLDAQEVLQVNKDCETLDVPCITDNLNEAVDDQITRKEDDSLSQLNNTEKKGEDTAAHEVKEQVIIEDDMLLPLAQPIEETEIDDQTVKIQDKPPTQLVNEEKEDVTDVQVEAEMNTEEDESVRKERISKEDEVPSVTLIDDDVKVMSSNKSSDELEDNFGRILGRVVRSTSYRNGIIKDDKGSKSPSKKQVLLVSEPWNLKLMTWSLLVSIWCLCHWYSELPYPQLSLVGSLLFVLILLGCYRNRTTYLV; encoded by the exons ATGGAACAATCTCGGGCACATGACCCAAAAAAGAACACTAAAACCATTCCGGTGGCACTAAATATAGGCGCCGGTGCCGGCAGTTTTGGCATTAGCGGAATTGTGTTATTGGGTGGAGCTTTGGTTGCTACAACCGTAGTATCAGTCTTAGCATTCAAAAGAAGAAAACAACATCAATCATCATCGGAAAATATTTCTCCAAG TGATGATGTGACCAGCATGAAGGAGATGGAGTCTAAAACTATTCAACACTTAACTAAG GACGAAAAACATAATTCTGGAAGCGGTAAAGAAGAAGCGGACTCTGAGGATAGTAATGAAGATGGTATACATTCAATGGTTGGCGAAGGTCAAGAAGATACATCAGTTGACGATAGTTATGAAAAGGTAGTGTTGGAGTGTGAAGAACAAGTAGTAATGAAAGTTCAAATTGAAGAAGATTCGTGTTTAGAGATAGATGACGGTTGTGAGGAGCAAGAATActcgatgatgattgatgatgaaaaAGATGGAAGTGTTGATGCATCGTTGTTAGTAAATGATGAAACTATTTCATCAATAGAAGAATACCAAGTGATTGAGGCACCTCTAAGAGATAATGTTGCCAAAGAatcagaaaaagaagaagaagaaaaagaagaagattaTGAGAAAGTATTCATAAATGAGGAGGCAGCGACTGAAGATGGTTGTTTGAATCATGTTAAAGTAAACGACAACTCTCAAGAGCAGTTTcctgaagaagagaaagaaaaaaacaATCATGACGAAACTTTTTTGGAGAATTATGTAGGAGACCTGAGTGATGAAACAGGTTATGCGGAACAGCTTGTCCATGTGATGGAAGAAGAAGCAATTGATACAACTCGTGCGAAACAGACTGAAATACAAAACCACTCTCAAATGAATACGGAAGACATTTTAGAGATGGCTGATGATGATGAATTTGTACTAGATGCCCAAGAAGTGCTGCAGGTGAATAAAGATTGTGAAACGCTTGATGTTCCATGTATCACCGACAATCTCAATGAGGCTGTTGATGATCAGATAACACGAAAAGAAGACGACTCATTAAGCCAACTGAATAATACAGAAAAGAAAGGTGAAGATACAGCAGCACATGAAGTCAAAGAACAAGTGATTATTGAAGATGATATGTTATTGCCGCTTGCTCAACCAATTGAAGAAACTGAAATTGATGATCAGACGGTAAAAATACAAGACAAACCACCTACACAGTTGGTGAATGAAGAAAAAGAGGACGTAACAGATGTGCAAGTCGAAGCAGAGATGAATACAGAAGAAGACGAATCCGTCAGAAAAGAGAGAATAAGCAAGGAAGATGAAGTCCCAAGTGTAACATTAATTGACGACGATGTTAAAGTGATGAGTAGTAACAAAAGTTCAGATGAATTAGAAGATAACTTTGGGAGAATTTTAGGCAGGGTGGTGCGGAGCACTAGTTACCGAAATGGAATTATAAAAGACGACAAGGGTAGCAAAAGTCCATCGAAAAAACAAGTACTACTAGTAAGTGAGCCATGGAATCTTAAACTGATGACATGGTCCTTATTGGTGTCAATATGGTGCTTGTGCCATTGGTATTCTGAGCTGCCCTACCCACAACTTAGTCTTGTGGGTAGTTTGTTATTTGTTTTGATCTTATTAGGCTGCTACCGGAACCGTACTACATACTTGGTCTAA